A DNA window from Salvelinus sp. IW2-2015 linkage group LG4q.1:29, ASM291031v2, whole genome shotgun sequence contains the following coding sequences:
- the LOC139024626 gene encoding myocyte-specific enhancer factor 2C-like: MMLFIILLFQNQRINHSQSAQTLATPVVSIATPTLPGQGMVGYPSALSTSYDTEYSLGDLSGFGNRSGSLHLESVTGWQQQPLQNIQHSALANSHGLLSSVRNICQNSNLNLQNVHQNLYIKSEPTSPPRDRGIGFVNGGMGGVSHGYPTNQGPAEAGQSPGDSLSSCGSSYDGSDREDHRGNDNFLLHPMSNQEERHSPSLKRMRLSKCWAT, translated from the exons ATGATGCTG tttattattttgttgtttcaGAACCAGAGAATAAACCACTCCCAGTCTGCCCAGACATTGGCTACCCCCGTGGtctccatagcaacacctactCTGCCCGGGCAGGGTATGGTAGGGTATCCCTCTGCCCTCTCCACCTCATATGACACAG AGTACTCTCTGGGTGACCTGTCAGGGTTTGGTAACAGATCAGGATCTCTCCACCTGGAATCAGTAACAGGCTGGCAGCAACAACCGCTACAGAATATACAGCACTCAGCACTGGCCAACAGTCATGGG ctcctctcctctgtcagaaacattTGTCAGAACTCCAACCTTAACCTCCAGAATGTCCATCAGAACCTCTACATCAAGTCAGAGCCCACCTCCCCGCCCAGAGATCGAGGCATCGGATTTGTCAACGGAGGGATGGGGGGTGTGTCCCATGGCTACCCAACAAATCAGGGCCCAGCAGAGGCAGGGCAGTCTCCTGGCGACAGCCTATCCAGCTGTGGCAGCTCATACGATGGCAGTGATCGCGAGGATCACCGCGGAAACGACAACTTCCTGCTACACCCGATGTCCAATCAGGAAGAGCGCCACAGCCCGTCCCTCAAACGAATGCGCCTATCAAAATGCTGGGCTACATGA